The Thermococcus thermotolerans genome contains a region encoding:
- a CDS encoding winged helix-turn-helix domain-containing protein codes for MPDEDLAREVQELKKALEELRESFAVVSQMAQAYLRLINIYAQYGGLSVDLVVPELRGDPIAREIVRILFDLKRANVSQIARELKGRRGKASRNTVRAKLAELKNLGIVVEVPGERGRVYALSREVVKKWLEMIGMPIRFDQTNDY; via the coding sequence ATGCCCGATGAAGACCTCGCCAGGGAAGTCCAGGAGCTCAAGAAGGCACTTGAGGAGCTCAGGGAGAGCTTCGCCGTCGTTTCCCAGATGGCGCAGGCCTATCTGAGGCTCATCAACATATACGCCCAGTACGGCGGGCTCAGTGTGGACCTAGTTGTCCCTGAGCTCAGAGGCGACCCAATAGCGCGCGAAATCGTCCGGATTCTCTTCGACCTGAAGAGGGCCAACGTGAGTCAAATAGCAAGAGAGCTGAAGGGAAGGCGCGGAAAGGCCTCGCGGAACACTGTTAGGGCGAAGCTGGCCGAGTTAAAAAACCTCGGCATCGTTGTCGAGGTTCCTGGTGAGAGAGGAAGGGTCTATGCCCTCTCCCGCGAAGTGGTCAAAAAGTGGCTTGAAATGATCGGAATGCCGATTAGGTTTGACCAGACTAACGATTATTGA
- a CDS encoding aminopeptidase has product MENSLRSAAGCIIKDSALVRTGESVLIIHGAHNRNFASLLAEEAIRVGALPFLWSFDDSLISDFPEKPSESVAGILGKADVVIWLSQYTAVDDLSENVQEKVFSFWDSIYGLLQEEKVPTLLLNLPPPVWLEEDGIKPSEYLLEFISAVDVDYVRMRELGLIVAERLNGAKDVLITDENGTHLRFSVEGRKPGLEDGTLRDCRLKRRECEVEIPAGEVYIAPIESSASGRLVLPHEDLELEFHRGKVISMGGKKADELRDRLETPGGNVIAEFGIGLNPGVKPLGLRIFDEKALGTVHVAVGHNLHLGGANESKIHIDFVVMNPTVLVDGELLMEEGTLRL; this is encoded by the coding sequence ATGGAGAACAGTCTCAGGAGCGCCGCCGGGTGCATAATCAAGGACTCGGCGCTTGTTAGGACAGGTGAATCGGTGCTGATAATCCACGGGGCACACAACAGGAACTTCGCCAGCCTGCTGGCTGAGGAGGCCATCCGCGTTGGCGCGCTCCCGTTCCTCTGGAGTTTCGACGACTCGCTGATATCTGATTTTCCAGAAAAGCCTTCAGAAAGCGTTGCCGGCATCCTCGGGAAAGCTGACGTCGTGATATGGCTCTCCCAGTACACGGCCGTCGATGATCTATCCGAGAACGTTCAGGAGAAGGTCTTCTCCTTCTGGGACTCTATATATGGCCTCCTGCAGGAGGAGAAGGTGCCGACGCTCCTCTTGAACCTTCCCCCGCCGGTGTGGCTTGAGGAGGACGGGATAAAGCCCAGTGAATACCTCCTAGAGTTCATCTCCGCAGTGGACGTGGACTATGTTCGGATGCGCGAGCTCGGGCTTATTGTGGCAGAGAGACTCAATGGGGCGAAGGATGTTCTTATAACAGACGAAAACGGCACACATCTGAGGTTCAGCGTTGAGGGGAGAAAGCCAGGCCTTGAAGACGGGACGCTCCGCGACTGTCGGTTGAAGCGTAGGGAGTGCGAGGTCGAGATTCCAGCGGGGGAGGTTTACATAGCCCCCATAGAGAGCTCCGCCTCAGGGCGGCTCGTCCTTCCCCACGAGGATCTGGAGCTGGAGTTTCATAGAGGTAAGGTCATCTCCATGGGGGGCAAAAAGGCCGACGAGCTCAGGGATAGGCTTGAAACGCCGGGAGGGAATGTTATAGCGGAGTTCGGAATAGGGCTGAACCCTGGGGTAAAGCCCCTCGGCCTCAGGATATTCGATGAGAAGGCCCTTGGGACGGTTCACGTGGCGGTCGGCCACAACCTGCATCTCGGGGGAGCAAACGAGTCGAAAATCCACATCGACTTCGTTGTCATGAACCCTACTGTGCTCGTGGACGGGGAGCTCCTGATGGAAGAGGGGACGCTTAGACTGTAG
- a CDS encoding MFS transporter: MKRTLYRLHMLTSSFRIIGDAIESVALPWSLLDTTGSLVSIGGFALFTHLPWVILPPILGKTLDRTTKKVRLAFLALILQAALAVLIIPFSSNVWAFYLIVSGISALDILHRYYGFSLVASMTLDESELQGLNAALATVGNGVSLVAFPLAGFLAYRFGIGAMFLDAILLLIGALTLLPYLNVEVKREGTAETREEQRLQISRGLVVGILASVLLFNFALGSFRIFVFASLRELAKGKVLYGILQGLTTAGSLVAVVGLTYLAHRRRAGLKRPLVAGMLLQSIALLIVGVPAVIALFPAVFLLGFGRELLNVSFDSLMQKFIPLESLGTVKGVFDALATLVIPLSQLTFAWLIERGEDVLRTSIIAASAAFLASVLLVFTLFKSRGART, translated from the coding sequence GTGAAGCGAACCCTCTACCGCCTGCATATGCTCACATCATCCTTTAGAATCATCGGGGATGCAATCGAGAGCGTCGCCCTACCCTGGAGTCTGCTGGATACAACCGGCTCGCTGGTGAGCATCGGGGGTTTTGCGCTCTTCACTCACCTACCATGGGTCATCCTTCCTCCAATCCTCGGGAAAACCCTCGACAGGACGACCAAAAAAGTCAGACTCGCTTTTCTCGCACTCATTCTCCAGGCAGCCCTTGCAGTTCTTATAATCCCGTTCTCCTCGAACGTCTGGGCCTTCTACCTCATAGTCTCGGGTATCTCTGCGCTGGATATACTCCACCGCTACTACGGATTCTCGTTGGTAGCCTCGATGACCCTTGACGAGTCTGAGCTTCAGGGGCTGAACGCGGCGCTGGCAACTGTGGGGAACGGGGTCTCCCTGGTGGCGTTTCCACTGGCCGGATTCTTAGCGTATCGCTTCGGAATCGGGGCAATGTTCCTCGACGCGATTCTTCTTCTAATCGGTGCGCTCACGCTCCTTCCCTACCTGAACGTCGAGGTGAAGCGCGAAGGGACGGCTGAGACCAGGGAAGAGCAGCGGTTGCAAATCAGCAGGGGGCTCGTGGTTGGAATCCTCGCCTCGGTGCTGCTCTTCAACTTCGCCCTCGGCTCCTTCAGGATATTCGTCTTCGCCTCCCTGAGGGAACTCGCAAAAGGTAAGGTTCTCTACGGCATCCTTCAGGGGCTCACGACGGCCGGAAGCCTCGTGGCGGTGGTAGGGCTGACCTACTTGGCCCATAGAAGGCGGGCTGGCCTAAAGCGGCCGCTGGTTGCGGGAATGCTCCTCCAGAGCATCGCGCTCCTCATCGTCGGCGTTCCGGCGGTGATAGCGCTGTTCCCTGCGGTCTTTCTGCTGGGCTTTGGTAGGGAACTCCTCAACGTCTCCTTCGACAGCCTGATGCAGAAGTTCATCCCTCTGGAGAGCCTCGGAACCGTGAAAGGGGTTTTCGACGCCCTCGCGACGCTGGTGATTCCGCTGTCGCAATTAACTTTTGCGTGGCTGATAGAAAGAGGGGAGGACGTTCTAAGAACTTCAATCATCGCGGCATCTGCCGCGTTTCTGGCGTCGGTGCTGCTCGTGTTTACGCTGTTTAAGTCACGGGGAGCTCGGACATGA
- a CDS encoding GNAT family N-acetyltransferase: MEPLIRDAKPEDRPSIEEIARLTWGGEDYLARVFDEWLRDGHFYVLEVDGKVIGTAKLTLLPGKVGWLEGLRVHPDYRGRGYGRKLHGFMLELGERLAREGKIEALEFATYFLNRESIAMAKRDGFKVVARFYYIQRPPVPEDTPERAEIKPSDEMEYRYIPYGWKFLHNCRQSREWLKEKAEIREYRGFKFLYPPMSENDPTFSPFKLSIEAIGSLLPATSFEAKRIGYDSIDIMLPEERKDLIEPLKELGFKNWADFREPDVLVFRKKLI; this comes from the coding sequence ATGGAACCGCTCATCCGAGATGCAAAGCCGGAGGACAGACCATCCATCGAGGAGATTGCAAGGCTGACCTGGGGCGGCGAGGACTACCTGGCGAGGGTCTTTGACGAGTGGCTTAGAGACGGCCACTTCTACGTGTTGGAGGTTGATGGAAAGGTAATCGGCACGGCGAAGCTGACGCTTCTCCCGGGAAAGGTCGGCTGGCTGGAGGGACTGAGGGTTCACCCGGATTATAGAGGTAGGGGCTACGGGAGGAAGCTCCACGGCTTTATGCTTGAACTGGGCGAGAGGCTCGCCCGCGAGGGGAAGATTGAAGCCCTTGAGTTCGCGACATACTTCCTCAACCGCGAGAGCATAGCAATGGCAAAGAGGGACGGATTTAAGGTTGTTGCACGCTTCTACTATATTCAAAGGCCTCCTGTCCCAGAAGACACGCCCGAGAGGGCTGAGATAAAACCCTCCGATGAGATGGAATATCGTTATATCCCATATGGCTGGAAGTTCCTGCACAACTGTAGGCAGAGCAGAGAATGGTTAAAAGAAAAAGCCGAGATTAGAGAATACCGTGGTTTCAAGTTTCTGTATCCACCGATGAGCGAGAACGACCCTACGTTTTCACCTTTTAAGCTTTCGATCGAAGCCATTGGGTCGCTCCTCCCAGCTACAAGCTTTGAGGCAAAGAGGATTGGCTACGACAGCATTGATATAATGCTCCCCGAGGAGAGGAAAGATTTGATAGAACCCCTTAAAGAGCTCGGATTTAAGAACTGGGCCGACTTCAGAGAGCCGGACGTTCTGGTGTTCAGGAAGAAGTTGATCTGA
- a CDS encoding GNAT family N-acetyltransferase has translation MEMHPIIMKGEKVSLAILLKEDLPKSWEWFNERSTVQHLFNSAHFTLPEEEEEFYEDLKKNKEKTPTFAVIENESGKLVGIAGFNWINWQARWGEILYYLSPEEREKGYGTEIVRLLCEYAFVHLNLRKVWAKVHEDNAPSIRILEKNGFTLAGRLREHVWSDGQYLDELIYERFRRDSGGR, from the coding sequence ATGGAAATGCACCCCATAATCATGAAGGGCGAGAAGGTTTCGCTGGCAATACTCCTCAAGGAAGACCTCCCCAAAAGCTGGGAGTGGTTCAACGAGAGGAGCACCGTTCAGCACCTCTTCAACTCGGCCCACTTCACCCTGCCGGAGGAAGAGGAGGAGTTCTACGAAGATTTGAAGAAGAACAAGGAGAAAACTCCAACTTTCGCGGTGATAGAAAACGAGAGCGGAAAGCTCGTGGGCATAGCCGGATTCAACTGGATTAACTGGCAGGCAAGGTGGGGGGAGATACTCTACTATCTCTCGCCGGAAGAACGGGAAAAGGGCTATGGAACCGAAATTGTAAGACTCCTCTGCGAATATGCCTTTGTTCACCTCAACCTCCGCAAGGTCTGGGCCAAGGTGCACGAGGACAACGCGCCATCAATCCGAATTCTTGAGAAGAACGGCTTCACTCTCGCCGGCAGGTTGAGAGAGCACGTATGGAGTGACGGGCAATACCTCGACGAGCTGATCTACGAACGGTTCAGAAGGGACAGTGGTGGGAGGTGA
- a CDS encoding class I SAM-dependent methyltransferase, translating into MEKWDFDGWAESYDEDVTKEDWIHRDYWKVLKLVAERVTGLVVDIGCGTGSILRFLRSENYVGVEPSEGMRKKFQEKHGFEPLDGHFLSVPIPPESADTVITTYAFHHVPDEEKEDAIKEMLRILKPSGRIVIADVMFESEEEKMRIGEEDGLKEEIEGEYFATVDMLRKICTKLGLECRFERVNRYIWIVDVLTSDRKD; encoded by the coding sequence ATGGAAAAGTGGGACTTTGATGGTTGGGCCGAGAGCTACGATGAGGACGTAACAAAGGAGGACTGGATACACAGGGACTACTGGAAGGTTCTCAAACTTGTTGCGGAGAGGGTCACAGGCCTTGTTGTAGACATCGGGTGCGGTACAGGTAGCATACTGCGCTTTCTCAGGTCGGAAAACTACGTCGGCGTTGAGCCCTCAGAGGGGATGAGAAAGAAGTTTCAGGAGAAGCACGGCTTTGAGCCGCTGGATGGCCATTTCCTAAGCGTGCCCATTCCCCCGGAGAGTGCTGACACCGTAATAACGACCTACGCCTTCCACCACGTGCCGGATGAGGAAAAGGAGGACGCGATAAAGGAGATGCTCCGCATTCTGAAACCTAGCGGGAGAATCGTCATCGCCGATGTGATGTTTGAGTCAGAGGAGGAAAAGATGAGAATCGGGGAGGAGGACGGTCTAAAGGAGGAGATAGAGGGCGAGTACTTCGCCACCGTTGACATGCTGCGGAAAATCTGCACAAAACTGGGGCTGGAATGCCGGTTTGAGCGGGTGAATCGCTACATCTGGATTGTCGATGTGCTCACCTCTGACCGGAAAGACTAA